One window of Pseudomonas sp. ML2-2023-3 genomic DNA carries:
- a CDS encoding ABC transporter ATP-binding protein, whose amino-acid sequence MSAPEYLLQTDNLELAYGAFRAVNGVSLNVEQGTIHTVIGPNGAGKTSLFHCLTGERQATGGAILFDGKNIIKKPSHGRVGLGMARSFQLTSLFQNLSVRENLRLAAQGRDGLAALNFWRRVDSRREHLEMADQVLERLQLTQRADTLAGELSHGQQRVLEVGMSICSKPKLLMLDEPTSGMGIDDIPIMTQLISDLGRDHTVLLIEHNMSIVMSISQRITVMSHGQILVEGTPEFVRADERVRVAYLGEAA is encoded by the coding sequence ATGAGCGCGCCTGAATATCTGCTGCAAACCGACAATCTGGAGCTGGCCTATGGCGCCTTTCGTGCGGTCAACGGCGTCAGCCTCAACGTCGAACAAGGCACCATCCATACCGTGATCGGCCCCAACGGCGCGGGCAAGACCAGCCTGTTCCACTGCCTGACCGGCGAGCGTCAGGCCACCGGCGGGGCAATCCTGTTTGATGGCAAGAACATCATCAAGAAGCCGTCCCACGGCCGCGTTGGCCTGGGCATGGCCCGTTCGTTCCAGCTCACCAGCCTGTTTCAAAACCTCAGTGTTCGGGAAAACCTGCGCCTGGCGGCCCAAGGCCGGGATGGTCTGGCGGCCCTGAATTTCTGGCGCCGTGTGGACAGTCGCCGCGAACACCTGGAGATGGCCGATCAGGTGCTGGAGCGCCTGCAACTGACCCAGCGTGCCGACACCCTGGCCGGTGAGTTGTCCCACGGCCAGCAACGGGTGCTGGAGGTGGGCATGTCGATCTGCTCCAAACCCAAGCTGCTGATGCTCGACGAGCCAACGTCCGGCATGGGCATTGACGATATTCCGATCATGACCCAGTTGATCAGTGACCTGGGGCGCGATCACACGGTGCTGTTGATCGAGCACAACATGAGCATCGTCATGTCCATCAGCCAGCGCATCACCGTGATGAGCCACGGCCAGATCCTGGTCGAAGGCACACCCGAATTCGTTCGCGCCGATGAGCGCGTACGTGTCGCCTATCTGGGAGAAGCCGCCTGA
- a CDS encoding GNAT family N-acetyltransferase: MSALHTSACIYRPMTQADLPAAHGLSSQLDWPHRLEDWGLLQRVFKGFVATVDDRLIGTAFACPQGDFATIGLVVVSPDFQGQGIGRLLMERALDACQPGTPILNASVAGAPLYLSQGFVEFGTIEQRQGLAQTVTLEPLAQDEQLRDLCEQDQARQLLLANAGSGLDRSALFEQLHDTIVHSVGIVREGQLQAFALLRRAGRGHCIGPVIAQNTRQARHLIATLLARIPNQFARIDVPMDSGLCEWLTLAGLEPVDRVTQMALGTPPQPGDFVRQFALVSQAIG, encoded by the coding sequence ATGTCCGCGCTGCACACGAGTGCCTGTATTTATCGTCCCATGACCCAGGCCGATTTACCCGCAGCCCACGGGCTGTCCTCGCAACTGGACTGGCCCCACCGACTGGAAGACTGGGGCCTGTTGCAGCGGGTCTTCAAAGGATTTGTAGCGACGGTCGATGACCGTTTGATCGGTACGGCATTTGCCTGCCCCCAGGGCGACTTTGCAACCATTGGCCTGGTGGTGGTCAGCCCCGACTTTCAGGGCCAGGGCATTGGCCGCCTGCTGATGGAACGGGCACTCGACGCTTGCCAGCCAGGCACTCCGATCCTCAATGCCTCCGTTGCTGGCGCCCCGCTGTACCTGAGCCAGGGCTTTGTCGAGTTCGGCACCATTGAACAGCGCCAGGGCCTGGCCCAGACCGTGACACTTGAACCCCTTGCACAAGATGAGCAACTGCGTGACCTCTGCGAACAGGATCAGGCCCGGCAACTGTTGCTGGCCAACGCCGGCAGCGGGCTGGACCGAAGCGCCCTCTTCGAGCAGTTGCATGACACGATCGTGCACTCGGTGGGGATCGTACGCGAGGGTCAGCTACAGGCGTTTGCCCTGTTGCGCCGGGCCGGACGCGGTCACTGCATTGGCCCTGTCATTGCACAAAATACCCGCCAGGCCAGGCACCTGATCGCCACCCTGCTCGCCCGGATCCCCAACCAATTTGCGCGCATCGACGTACCGATGGACAGCGGCCTGTGTGAATGGCTGACCCTGGCGGGCCTTGAACCGGTGGACCGCGTAACCCAGATGGCTCTGGGTACGCCCCCGCAGCCTGGCGACTTCGTACGCCAGTTCGCACTGGTTTCCCAGGCCATCGGCTGA
- a CDS encoding nitronate monooxygenase family protein produces MSCWPDSRLIDLLGITHPIIQAPMLGAGADMMIGVAKAGGLGSLACATLNLESIRAEVAAFRAESKQPLNLNFFCHQAPAYDEAAIEHWKSLFKSYYTELGADYDAPTPVSSRAPFDEATCALVEALRPEVVSFHFGLPAPELVARVKACGAKILSSATTVEEARWLERHGCDAIIAMGYEAGGHRAMFLSRELTTQIGTFALVPQIVDAVDIPVIAAGGIADARGIAAAFALGASAVQIGTAYLFCPQAKLATPHHRALREADASDTALTNLFTGRPARGIVNRVMRELGPINTQAPAFPLAGGVLLPLKAKSDPGCADFINLWAGQGFPLSPGRTAELSSYELTRTFVDDYAARSAAK; encoded by the coding sequence ATGAGCTGCTGGCCCGATTCTCGCCTTATCGACTTGCTCGGCATCACCCATCCCATCATCCAGGCCCCCATGCTGGGCGCTGGCGCCGATATGATGATCGGTGTCGCCAAGGCCGGTGGCCTGGGCTCTCTGGCCTGTGCCACGTTGAACCTTGAATCGATTCGCGCCGAAGTGGCGGCCTTTCGGGCCGAGAGCAAGCAGCCCCTGAACCTGAATTTTTTCTGCCATCAAGCCCCTGCTTACGATGAAGCCGCGATCGAGCACTGGAAGTCGTTGTTCAAGTCCTACTACACCGAGCTTGGGGCCGACTATGACGCGCCCACGCCCGTGTCGAGCCGCGCACCCTTTGACGAAGCCACCTGTGCCCTGGTCGAAGCGTTGCGCCCCGAAGTGGTGAGTTTTCACTTCGGTCTGCCTGCCCCGGAGCTGGTGGCCAGGGTCAAGGCCTGCGGAGCAAAAATCCTCAGTTCAGCCACCACGGTCGAAGAGGCCCGATGGCTGGAACGCCACGGCTGTGACGCGATCATCGCCATGGGCTACGAAGCTGGCGGGCATCGGGCAATGTTCTTGAGTCGTGAGCTGACCACCCAAATCGGTACCTTTGCCCTGGTCCCGCAAATCGTCGATGCCGTGGACATACCGGTCATTGCCGCAGGCGGCATCGCCGATGCACGGGGTATTGCGGCGGCGTTTGCGCTGGGGGCCAGCGCCGTGCAAATCGGCACTGCCTACCTGTTTTGCCCGCAGGCAAAACTGGCCACACCCCATCACCGTGCCTTGCGCGAAGCCGACGCCAGTGACACCGCGCTCACCAACCTGTTTACCGGACGACCGGCCCGCGGCATCGTCAATCGTGTGATGCGCGAACTGGGCCCGATCAATACGCAGGCACCTGCCTTCCCGCTGGCGGGCGGTGTGTTATTACCGCTCAAGGCCAAATCCGACCCTGGCTGCGCAGACTTCATCAACCTGTGGGCGGGCCAGGGCTTCCCCTTGAGCCCCGGACGCACGGCCGAGCTGTCGTCCTATGAGCTGACCCGCACATTTGTCGATGACTATGCCGCCCGCTCCGCCGCTAAATAA
- a CDS encoding murein L,D-transpeptidase catalytic domain family protein, whose product MLIFLRRFCFAALALAATCSTAYAANPQLLSKLSHAAPELNPQALKSALSAMQCAVNNGAKQAQHLAVIDFSQPSTARRLWIFDLNRKTLVLRDLVAHGKESGENFATSFSNTEGSNQSSLGLFSTQESYVGSHGYSLRMDGLEPGINDQARERAIVIHPADYVNPLWSKTQGRIGRSLGCPAVRPQVARKVVDKLKNGQFMFAWYPDKRWLQSSAYLNCQPRQVASIVSARHEVMPGG is encoded by the coding sequence ATGCTTATCTTTTTACGTCGCTTTTGTTTCGCAGCCCTCGCACTGGCTGCAACCTGCAGCACTGCATACGCTGCCAATCCTCAACTGCTCAGCAAACTCAGCCATGCCGCCCCCGAACTCAACCCGCAGGCCCTGAAAAGCGCCCTGAGTGCCATGCAATGCGCGGTCAACAATGGTGCCAAGCAGGCCCAGCACCTGGCCGTGATCGACTTCTCCCAGCCTTCAACGGCACGACGTCTCTGGATCTTTGACCTGAACCGCAAGACGTTGGTTCTACGAGATCTGGTGGCCCACGGAAAAGAATCCGGCGAGAACTTCGCCACCAGTTTCTCCAACACCGAAGGCAGCAACCAGTCCAGCCTTGGGCTGTTCAGTACGCAGGAAAGCTATGTCGGCAGCCACGGCTATTCGTTGCGCATGGACGGCCTGGAGCCGGGCATCAATGATCAGGCCCGCGAACGGGCGATCGTGATCCACCCCGCCGATTACGTTAATCCGCTGTGGAGCAAGACCCAGGGCCGTATCGGCCGCAGCCTTGGCTGCCCGGCAGTACGCCCGCAAGTGGCGCGCAAGGTAGTCGACAAGCTCAAGAATGGCCAGTTCATGTTCGCCTGGTACCCCGACAAGCGCTGGCTGCAATCCTCGGCCTACCTCAACTGCCAGCCACGGCAGGTGGCAAGCATTGTGTCAGCCAGGCATGAGGTCATGCCCGGGGGTTGA
- a CDS encoding MFS transporter, whose amino-acid sequence MPNAQVGWRSHALLLLLAAMFADNFVGRQILAVMIEPIKAEFGVSDTAMGLISGLAFAGIYALLALPAGRLADRMSRTRLLAIACLLWAVATMICGLAVSFWMLAVARMAVAVSESPTTSASMSIIADLYPPHRRSFAISCFTAAPTFSAVIGLSLGAWVVEQYGWRTAFIVIGLPALLFSTLLAFIAKDPARGRWDLASAHAAHPLQSMGSEARKLWALPAYRCLVMAGGLTTLGSYAIGMWNTSFLVRSHGLSLQHAGLLAGFICGGFAGIGALFSGWLSDHLTPRNPHWQVGIPVIGNVAALAALFAYLLWPDTVWTQLGSVPVPSSMLWCALYSFFVVWWVAPSYNLVTQLVPANRRGTAMALQTIISTLLGVGVGPLLAGLFSDALQPAFGVESLRYALLLVSLPVAGAVVLLIRTSTHAAHTHYLAAERAA is encoded by the coding sequence ATGCCCAATGCTCAGGTCGGCTGGCGCAGCCATGCTTTGCTGTTGTTGCTGGCGGCCATGTTTGCCGACAATTTTGTCGGCCGTCAGATTCTGGCGGTGATGATTGAACCGATCAAGGCAGAGTTCGGGGTCAGTGATACGGCGATGGGGCTGATTTCGGGCCTGGCATTTGCCGGGATCTACGCCCTCCTCGCCTTGCCTGCCGGGCGGCTGGCAGATCGCATGTCCCGTACCCGCCTGCTGGCAATTGCCTGCCTGTTATGGGCGGTGGCGACCATGATCTGTGGCCTGGCGGTCAGTTTCTGGATGCTGGCCGTGGCGCGCATGGCGGTTGCCGTGAGCGAGTCGCCGACCACCTCGGCGTCGATGTCGATCATTGCCGATTTGTACCCGCCACATCGCCGCTCGTTTGCCATCAGTTGCTTCACGGCCGCCCCGACCTTTTCCGCCGTCATCGGCCTGAGCCTGGGGGCATGGGTGGTCGAGCAGTATGGCTGGCGCACGGCATTCATCGTGATCGGCTTGCCCGCGCTGTTGTTCTCCACGCTGCTGGCCTTTATCGCAAAAGACCCGGCCCGGGGCCGTTGGGACCTGGCCAGCGCCCATGCTGCCCATCCCCTGCAAAGCATGGGCAGTGAGGCCCGCAAACTCTGGGCCCTGCCCGCCTACCGCTGCCTGGTCATGGCGGGCGGCCTGACCACGCTGGGCTCCTATGCGATCGGCATGTGGAACACCAGTTTTCTGGTGCGCTCCCACGGGTTGTCACTGCAACATGCAGGGCTGCTGGCAGGTTTCATCTGTGGTGGTTTTGCCGGGATCGGCGCGTTATTCAGCGGTTGGCTGAGCGACCACCTGACGCCACGCAACCCGCACTGGCAAGTGGGTATTCCGGTGATCGGCAATGTGGCCGCGCTGGCTGCGCTGTTCGCCTATCTGCTGTGGCCAGACACGGTGTGGACGCAACTGGGCAGCGTGCCTGTCCCCAGCTCGATGCTGTGGTGCGCGCTGTACAGTTTTTTTGTGGTGTGGTGGGTGGCGCCGTCATACAACCTGGTCACCCAACTGGTCCCGGCCAACCGCCGAGGCACGGCCATGGCCTTGCAGACCATCATCTCCACATTGTTGGGGGTTGGGGTGGGTCCTTTGCTGGCCGGCTTGTTCAGTGATGCCTTGCAACCGGCCTTCGGCGTTGAATCCCTGCGCTACGCGTTATTGCTGGTGAGTCTGCCGGTAGCCGGTGCGGTCGTGTTGCTGATCCGCACCTCCACCCATGCTGCACACACCCATTATTTAGCGGCGGAGCGGGCGGCATAG
- a CDS encoding FadR/GntR family transcriptional regulator, with translation MLSRPLHRKRQKLSDVIVESVKRSIVTDALKPGDRLPTERELMESFQCSKGSAREALKALEVEGLVNTRTGPSGGAYLNQAGTEPASRALRNYLHFQHLDGEQVYQLRKVIEVELAVSVIGRLSAEDYLALQANVDFCSAPEDSEAGQREQRLAELEFHNLLARACPNPLLSFMAQFLNDLLRDLVVLKKAYKPKRKQFDAANLDYHKQLLIALQAEDEASVRSLMHEHMCDAEHHMTALEGQVSPHFLLEFDHNH, from the coding sequence ATGCTCAGTCGCCCCCTGCACCGTAAACGCCAGAAGCTCTCCGATGTGATTGTCGAGTCGGTCAAGCGCTCGATCGTCACCGACGCACTCAAGCCCGGTGACCGGTTGCCCACGGAACGGGAGCTGATGGAGAGCTTTCAGTGCTCCAAGGGCTCTGCCCGCGAAGCACTCAAGGCGCTGGAAGTCGAAGGCCTGGTCAACACCCGCACCGGCCCCAGCGGCGGCGCCTACCTGAATCAGGCCGGGACCGAGCCCGCCAGTCGCGCCCTGCGCAACTACCTGCACTTTCAGCACCTGGATGGCGAACAGGTCTACCAGTTACGCAAGGTGATCGAAGTCGAACTCGCGGTGTCGGTGATTGGCCGCCTGAGTGCCGAGGACTATCTGGCCCTGCAGGCCAACGTGGATTTTTGCAGCGCGCCCGAAGACAGTGAAGCCGGACAACGGGAGCAGCGGCTGGCAGAGCTGGAATTCCATAACCTGCTGGCACGGGCATGCCCCAATCCACTGCTGAGTTTCATGGCACAATTTCTCAACGATCTGCTGCGCGACCTGGTGGTGCTGAAGAAAGCCTACAAACCCAAGCGCAAGCAGTTCGACGCCGCCAACCTCGACTATCACAAGCAACTGCTGATTGCCTTGCAAGCAGAGGACGAAGCCTCTGTGCGCAGCCTGATGCACGAACACATGTGCGACGCCGAACATCATATGACCGCCCTTGAGGGCCAGGTCAGCCCGCATTTCCTGCTGGAATTCGATCACAACCACTAA
- a CDS encoding branched-chain amino acid ABC transporter permease has product MLELYLFQILNGLGLGMIYFLIAVGLTIIFGLLNFVNFAHGAFFLLGAYICYTAVSLTGNFWLSLLLAPLLVAALAWVIERLLIQRIYHLPHMFQILVTLGIALIIQEASVMIWGPVGKSVAVPQLLRGVLVIGDFVYPYYRLFLIVFSALVGFGLWLLLERTRFGALVRAGSESTETVSLLGTNIFRLFSMTFALGAGLAGVAGVLFAPLRGAQPFVGPEILGVAFVVVVIGGMGSFSGALVGGLLVGVVQSLMTTIWPQGASLMIYGAMAVVILLRPYGLFGRA; this is encoded by the coding sequence ATGCTCGAACTCTACCTGTTTCAGATTCTCAACGGCCTTGGCCTGGGGATGATCTACTTTCTGATTGCCGTCGGACTGACGATCATTTTCGGCCTGCTGAACTTCGTCAACTTCGCCCACGGCGCGTTTTTCCTGCTGGGCGCTTACATCTGCTACACCGCGGTCAGCCTGACCGGCAATTTTTGGCTGTCGCTGCTGCTTGCGCCCTTGCTCGTCGCCGCACTGGCCTGGGTGATTGAGCGATTGCTGATCCAGCGGATTTATCACTTGCCCCACATGTTCCAGATTCTGGTGACCCTGGGGATCGCGCTGATCATCCAGGAAGCCAGCGTGATGATCTGGGGCCCGGTGGGCAAAAGCGTTGCCGTACCGCAGTTGCTGCGCGGCGTGCTGGTGATCGGCGACTTTGTCTATCCCTACTATCGCCTGTTCCTGATTGTGTTTTCAGCCCTGGTGGGATTCGGTCTGTGGCTGCTGCTGGAGCGCACGCGCTTTGGCGCCCTGGTGCGCGCCGGCAGTGAAAGCACGGAAACCGTATCGCTATTGGGCACCAATATTTTCCGCCTGTTTTCCATGACGTTCGCCCTGGGCGCTGGACTCGCCGGTGTGGCCGGTGTGCTGTTTGCGCCATTGCGCGGCGCCCAGCCCTTTGTCGGCCCGGAAATTCTCGGGGTGGCTTTTGTGGTGGTGGTGATCGGCGGCATGGGTTCATTCAGCGGCGCGCTGGTGGGCGGCCTGTTGGTGGGCGTGGTGCAAAGCCTGATGACAACTATCTGGCCCCAAGGGGCGAGCCTGATGATTTACGGCGCGATGGCCGTGGTCATTCTGCTGCGGCCTTACGGCCTGTTCGGGAGAGCCTGA
- a CDS encoding L,D-transpeptidase family protein has protein sequence MFKKRAFYLSIVLLTAPLVAVADPLPAGSLSPVQQALSQLPQDCPGLAARVNGAAKQLLQGFYLGQNDQLVWTDNQRLSALQSALGQLADDGLNPDNDKLPATRDVCADIEISQQYLQALQDLHYGRLPQSQFEPVWHASEVPQDRQARILALAGPGLNDIPRAFAQARPQGELYQNLRRVYARQRLQPLPQWQPLASGPLLRPGMQDARVPELARRLLNEGYLNHLPASVDHTYTNELAAAVKSFQLDHSLQADGVIGAGTLKELNISPRDRLEQLRINLERFRWIAQDFEPDSLLVNVPAAQLTVYQNGVPVWQTRTQVGRAERQTPLLKSRVNRLTLNPTWTIPPTIFREDKLPQIRRDPSFLSRQDLQIVDSNGQPLAAQDIDWDRPGNILLRQGAGPRNPLGRIAIRFPNPFSVYLHDTPSQALFSKGPRAFSSGCVRVESVFQLRDLLVTPAEKARTEELLSTGLTHEFRLSRPMPILMTYWTAQANKDGKVTYAPDIYNHDPALIAALAGKK, from the coding sequence TTGTTCAAAAAACGCGCATTTTACTTGAGCATTGTCCTGCTGACTGCGCCATTGGTCGCTGTAGCCGATCCCCTACCTGCGGGTTCCCTGAGTCCGGTTCAGCAGGCACTCAGTCAACTGCCCCAGGACTGCCCGGGCCTGGCGGCGCGAGTCAATGGGGCTGCCAAGCAACTGCTGCAGGGTTTTTATCTGGGGCAAAACGATCAATTGGTCTGGACCGACAACCAACGCCTGAGCGCCTTGCAGTCGGCACTGGGGCAGTTGGCGGATGACGGTCTGAACCCTGACAACGACAAGCTGCCAGCCACTCGGGACGTGTGCGCCGATATCGAGATCAGCCAGCAGTACCTTCAGGCATTGCAGGATCTGCACTATGGGCGTCTGCCCCAGTCGCAGTTTGAGCCGGTATGGCATGCCAGCGAGGTGCCGCAAGACCGTCAGGCGCGGATTCTGGCCCTGGCAGGGCCGGGACTGAACGATATTCCCCGGGCCTTTGCCCAGGCGCGTCCCCAAGGCGAGTTGTATCAGAACTTGCGCCGGGTCTATGCCCGCCAGCGTCTGCAACCACTGCCACAATGGCAGCCCCTGGCCAGTGGCCCCTTGTTGCGGCCCGGCATGCAGGATGCCCGGGTGCCCGAACTGGCCCGACGGCTGCTCAACGAAGGCTACCTGAACCACCTGCCGGCTTCTGTCGATCACACCTACACCAATGAGCTGGCGGCAGCCGTGAAGAGCTTTCAGCTTGATCACTCGTTGCAGGCCGACGGTGTGATCGGGGCCGGGACCTTGAAAGAGCTGAACATCAGCCCCCGGGATCGGCTCGAACAGCTGCGCATCAACCTTGAGCGTTTTCGCTGGATAGCCCAGGACTTTGAGCCTGACAGCCTGCTGGTCAATGTGCCTGCTGCACAATTGACCGTGTACCAGAATGGCGTGCCCGTGTGGCAGACCCGCACCCAGGTTGGTCGTGCCGAGCGTCAGACGCCGTTGCTCAAATCCAGGGTGAATCGCTTGACCCTGAATCCGACCTGGACCATCCCGCCGACCATTTTCCGCGAAGACAAACTGCCGCAGATCCGCCGCGATCCGTCTTTCCTCAGCCGCCAGGACCTGCAGATAGTGGACAGCAATGGCCAGCCGCTGGCGGCCCAGGACATCGACTGGGACCGCCCGGGCAATATCCTTCTGCGTCAGGGCGCGGGGCCGAGAAACCCCCTGGGCCGAATTGCCATCCGGTTTCCCAACCCGTTCTCGGTGTACTTGCACGACACCCCTAGCCAGGCGTTGTTCAGCAAGGGACCGCGGGCTTTCAGTTCGGGCTGTGTGCGGGTTGAGTCGGTCTTCCAGCTGCGTGACTTGCTGGTGACCCCGGCCGAGAAGGCCCGTACCGAAGAGCTGTTGAGTACGGGGTTGACCCATGAATTCAGATTGTCCCGGCCGATGCCGATCTTGATGACCTACTGGACGGCCCAGGCGAACAAGGATGGAAAAGTGACCTATGCGCCAGACATCTACAACCATGACCCGGCTTTGATTGCGGCGTTGGCTGGCAAGAAATAG
- a CDS encoding ABC transporter substrate-binding protein encodes MQRRTLLKASLAAASALSLPLGMRHAFASEPFTFYGLKSMSGAFASYGKFADMGSRLAVEQYPQLLGRPLNYKVIDTEGNAGKAVRKVQEAIAQDGARFFQGCTLSSSALAVAKEVDKAGGVFMTPVGADEVTGKDCNKATFRWSVPTYGAVRETLVPLIKRLPEAKRWYTITPQYVFGEALLEGTKEVLKEHGLEHVGNSYHSLQEQEFSGYLTNAIAARPDVLVLLNFGSQSSNTLRQAVNFGIKERMNVLLVWSAGLDQFQELGSDILEGVYLGAQYWHQVDTPLNRELVKITKAKYGINPTYPLAADYISTKVMLDTIAATGSFDGPTVAKAMQGLSYEGPTGPESIRAGDHQVIKDYYLLVGKPADQMSDKDDLAQVVSSGQSFAPVQDTGCVLG; translated from the coding sequence ATGCAACGTCGCACTTTGTTGAAAGCAAGCCTGGCCGCTGCCAGTGCTCTGAGCCTTCCGCTGGGCATGCGCCATGCCTTCGCCTCCGAACCCTTTACCTTCTATGGCCTCAAGTCCATGTCCGGTGCCTTTGCCAGTTACGGCAAGTTCGCCGACATGGGCTCGCGCCTGGCGGTGGAGCAGTATCCGCAGTTGCTGGGCAGACCCCTGAACTACAAGGTGATCGACACCGAGGGCAACGCCGGCAAGGCAGTGCGCAAGGTACAGGAGGCAATTGCCCAGGACGGTGCGCGCTTCTTTCAGGGCTGTACCTTGTCGTCTTCAGCACTGGCCGTCGCAAAGGAAGTGGACAAGGCAGGCGGTGTCTTCATGACCCCCGTGGGTGCCGACGAAGTGACCGGCAAGGACTGCAACAAGGCGACGTTTCGCTGGTCGGTGCCCACCTACGGCGCCGTGCGCGAAACCCTGGTGCCGCTGATCAAGCGATTGCCCGAGGCCAAGCGCTGGTACACCATCACCCCGCAATATGTATTCGGCGAAGCACTGCTCGAGGGCACCAAAGAGGTGCTGAAGGAGCATGGCCTGGAACATGTCGGCAACAGCTATCACTCCCTGCAGGAACAGGAATTCTCCGGCTACCTGACCAATGCCATTGCTGCCAGGCCCGATGTGCTGGTGCTGCTCAACTTTGGCAGCCAGTCGTCCAACACCCTTCGCCAGGCGGTGAATTTCGGGATCAAGGAACGAATGAACGTCCTGCTGGTGTGGTCGGCTGGCCTGGATCAATTCCAGGAACTGGGCAGCGACATTCTGGAAGGCGTTTACCTCGGCGCCCAGTACTGGCATCAGGTGGATACTCCGCTCAACCGCGAACTGGTCAAGATCACCAAGGCCAAATACGGGATCAACCCCACCTACCCCCTGGCCGCCGACTACATCAGTACCAAGGTCATGCTCGACACCATCGCTGCCACCGGCAGTTTCGATGGCCCCACAGTGGCCAAAGCCATGCAGGGCTTGAGCTACGAAGGCCCGACCGGCCCCGAATCGATCCGCGCCGGTGACCATCAGGTGATCAAGGATTACTACCTGCTGGTCGGCAAACCGGCTGACCAAATGAGTGACAAGGACGACCTCGCCCAAGTGGTCAGCTCCGGTCAGTCGTTTGCCCCGGTACAAGACACCGGCTGCGTTCTGGGCTGA
- a CDS encoding branched-chain amino acid ABC transporter permease, which produces MSEKNPLPFAKTQSRSMLLLVVAVLVGLPLVLPSATLATEILIFAMAALACNLLLGYTGLLSFGQGIFFGAGAYCAALLMIHLHLGLFSALLGAALAGGFLAFLVGALAIRRTGIYFVMLTLAFSQMAYFLTYTLSDWTGGDNGLLNVPRPEIRIGDTVLMSLSDARYFYGFVAVLFLLIFIGARRVISSPFGSTLMAIRENETRAAAIGYDTRHFKILVFMLSGAVTGIAGALYAMLLHFVPLSNIDLAMSENILIMTIVGGTGSLFGSLLGAGSIVLLGEFLSDLWPRWLMLLGVILILVVVFMRGGLWGGFSSLYERIKGQRKTSLPVQEEQP; this is translated from the coding sequence ATGAGCGAGAAAAACCCCCTGCCCTTCGCCAAAACCCAGTCGCGCTCCATGCTGCTGTTGGTGGTGGCGGTACTGGTCGGTTTGCCACTGGTGTTGCCTTCCGCGACCCTGGCCACTGAAATCCTGATCTTCGCCATGGCAGCTCTGGCCTGCAACCTGCTGCTGGGTTACACCGGGCTGTTGTCGTTCGGCCAAGGGATCTTCTTTGGCGCCGGGGCCTACTGCGCCGCCTTGCTAATGATCCATCTGCACCTGGGGCTGTTCAGTGCCTTGCTGGGCGCTGCACTGGCCGGCGGTTTCCTGGCATTTCTGGTGGGCGCCCTGGCCATTCGGCGCACCGGCATCTATTTCGTCATGCTGACCCTGGCCTTCAGCCAGATGGCGTACTTCCTGACCTACACCCTGAGTGACTGGACCGGCGGCGACAACGGCCTGCTCAACGTGCCCCGGCCTGAAATCCGTATCGGTGACACCGTGCTGATGTCCTTGAGCGACGCACGTTACTTCTACGGTTTTGTCGCGGTGTTGTTCCTGTTGATTTTCATCGGCGCCCGCCGCGTTATCAGCTCGCCTTTTGGCAGCACGCTGATGGCGATCCGCGAAAACGAAACCCGCGCAGCTGCCATTGGTTACGACACCCGGCATTTCAAAATCCTGGTGTTTATGCTCTCGGGCGCCGTCACCGGTATTGCCGGAGCGCTTTACGCCATGCTGCTGCACTTTGTGCCGCTGTCCAATATCGACCTGGCAATGTCGGAAAACATTCTGATCATGACCATCGTCGGCGGTACCGGGTCCTTGTTCGGCTCCTTGCTGGGCGCAGGTTCCATCGTGTTGCTGGGCGAATTCCTGTCTGATCTGTGGCCACGCTGGCTGATGCTGCTGGGGGTCATTTTGATTCTGGTGGTGGTGTTTATGCGCGGCGGCTTGTGGGGCGGATTCTCGAGCCTGTACGAACGAATCAAAGGGCAACGTAAAACCAGCCTGCCCGTGCAGGAGGAGCAGCCATGA